The sequence below is a genomic window from Streptosporangium lutulentum.
CGACGGTCGGCGCGAGAGTGCCGACGGCCGGCAGGAGGGGAGCCCGCCCGGCGTACAGGCGGTCGAGGTCGGCGTCGACGTCGTCGAGCAGGCGGAGCGGATCCTCGGTCTGCGGTTCGTCCCCGAGGTCGTCGACGAACCGCGCGAAGCCGTACACCGCGAGGAGATGGCGGCGGTGGCCGCGCGGCAGCAGTCGCGAGGCGACCGGGAAGTTCTCCCGGCGTGCCCGGCGCTCGACGTCCGGAAGGTTCTCACGGCGTGCTTCACGCGCGGCGTCCGGAAGGTTCTCACGGCGTGCTTCGCCCGCGGCGTTCGGGAAGTTCTCCCGGTGTGCCTGACGCACGACGTCTCGTGCGTCGTCTCCCCCCGAATACATGAATTTGAGCTTGTCCGTTGTAAGTCGCTATAAACGCGGGGGTGTAGTTCGTTGGTGTTTATCGGGCGTGAGCTGGGCAAATATTTGATATCTGGCCGCAGTCTCGTTTTCGGTAAATTGATATTTTTTTTCAGGGGGACGACATAAACCGGCTCGAAATAAAATTCACCGCAAAATGCGGCGCGGCTTTCTTCATCGGCGTGCCTTCAAACGGCGGTGGTCTCGCAAACCTCGCGGAGGGCCGGACGGCCGGAAAGGACGCCGTGATCCCGCAGAGGCCCGACCCGCAGGCCCGCGGCGCGGCAGCGGTCCACCAGTTCGGGCAGGGCGCCGAGCCCCGCCCGCCAGGAACCCGGGGCCGAGGTGCAGTCGGAGTCGTGCAGCAGGAGGGTCGCCCCACCGCGCAGGCCGGGAGCCATGGCGGCCAGTACGGTGGCCGGGCTCGCCGTCCGGGTCCAGTCCTTGCCCCACGCGGTCCACAGCACGGGCCGCAACCCCAGCCCGCGGGCGGCTACCAGGCCCTCGGCGCTGAGCACGCCGTAGGGCGGCCGGTACCAGGCGGGGCAGACGCCGGTGACGGCGGTGACCAGCGCGGCGGCCCTGCTCAGCTCGGAGGCCGTCCGTCCCGGGCGGGTGAGGAGGGCGTTGTCGTGCCGCCAGCCGTGCACCGCGATCTCATGGCCCCGTTCGACGATGTCGAGGCCGAGTTCGGGATGGCGTTCGAGCATCCGGCCGAGGACGAAGAACGTGCCCCGGCATCCGAGTCGCTCCAGCTCGTCGAGGAACCGGGGAGTGGATCGCGGGTCGGGCCCGTCGTCGAAGGTCAGCGCGACGTGGCCGGCGGCCCCCCTCCCGGCGAGACCGGGCAGCAGGCGGCGTACGGCCGGCAGCCAGGTCGCGGCGGGGCCGACGTGGAGCGCGGCCAGCCCGGCGAGTGTCAACGCGGCGCGGTTCATCACCTCAAGTCTGCGCGCGGCGGGACACGACGCGCCGACGCGCCACGCCTCGTTGATTCAAAACTGCATGTGAAAGGCCATGATGTGCCGCCGCGCCGTGCTTCGCCGTTCGATGCCCGCGTGCGAAAGGGGTCCTGATGTGTCAACGCGCCGTGACTCGTTGTTTCCCATCCGGCTGAAAGGGGCCGCGCGGCGCGATTCGTCGCGCCGGTTTCACGCGCGGGGGAGCGCGGCGCCGGCGCGGCCCGCGGTGCTGATTCTCAGCGCGAGCATGGGGGCCGGGCACGACGTGATCGCGACGGAACTGGTCAGGCGGCTGGCCGCCGAGGGCGTCGAAGCCGAGGTGGTCGACATCCTGGACCTGCTCCCGCTGCGGCTGGGGGTGGCGCTGCGCGGGTGGTACGGCTGGATGGTGCGCTCCGCCCCCTGGCTGTACGCGCTGATCTACCGGGTCTTCTTCGTGTCGGACCGGGCGCCGTCGGTGTCGCCGCTGACGATCGTGGTCGCGGCACGGCTGAGAAGACTGATCCGCAGCAGGCAGGTGACCGAGGTCGTCTCGACCTTCCACATGGCCGCGCAGGCGGCCGGTCATCTGAGGCGGTACGGCCGGCTGCCGGTCCCCAGCACCGTCCTGCTGACCGACTTCGCGGCGCATCGGCTCTGGCTGCATCCGGGGAACGACCGGTACCTGTGCCCGGACCTCGCGACCGCCCACGCCGTCCACACGGCGACCGGCTGTCCGGTGTCGTGTCACGCTCCCGTCGTACGCCTGGGGTTCCGGCGATCCGAGAACGGCGCCGCGTCGACGCGGTCCCGGATCGGGGCCCGCGCGGACGATCGGCTGGTCCTCGTCTCGGCCGGCTCGTGGGGTGTGGGCGACGTCGAGAAGACGGCCCGCGTCCTGGCGCGCTCGGGACAGTACCTGCCCGTCGTCCTCTGCGGGCACAATCGTGAGCTGCGCCGCCGCCTGCGGCATGTCGGCCTGCCCCTCGACTGGTGCGACGACATGCCGGGGCTGATGGCCGCCGCGTACGCGCTGGTGGACAACGCGGCAGGGGTGACGTGCAGGGAGGCGATGGCGGCCGGGGTGCCGGTCATCTCCTACCGGCCGATCCCCGGCCACGGCAGGGACGGCGCGAGGGCCATGGCGCTGGCCGGGCTGAGCGTGTACGCGCGGGACGCGGGGGAACTGCTCGCCGCCCTGGACCGGTTCGGCCGCGACGAGGAACGCGACCGGCAGGTCGCACGGGGGGCGGCCCTGTTCGCCCTGTCGCCCGCCGAGTCCTTCCTCGTTCCTCCGGGACTCTGATCGCGTCCGTCGCACGCCGGGGCGCCGCTCACTCTTCCGGGAACGCCGGGACGCCGCTCACTTCTCCGGGGCGCCGGTCTCACCGTGCCGATGGACGAACGATCGGGCCAGCCGGACGCTGCCGTAGAGGATCAACCCCAGGCCGAGCAACTCCAGCATGACCCACGGCCCCAGCCGGATGTCCTCTCCGAACAACGCGACGCCGTACCCGATGCTGGAGACGGGGTCGGTGACGTTGAGCGCGGGTTGCACGGTCACCAGGCTTCCGCTCTGCAGCGCGTTCTGCAGGAGGAAGAGGCTGACCAGGCCCGCCGCGATCATGGAATACAGCGGCCAGGTGGTCAGCAGACTGGGCGGGTCCTCGGCGAAGACCCGGGTGTTCTCGGTGATCAGCGCTGCGGTGAAGGCGAATCCCAGGCCGGACGCGACCCCGAGCAGGACCGCCCTGGACTCGCCGTGCCTGAGCTTCGCCAGCATGACCAGGTATCCGATGATGCCGACCGTCACGATCATGGCGATCATCCATTCGACCGGGCTCGGGATTCGGTCTCCCACCGTCGGATTGGCACTGGCGAGCAGGACGGTCAGCCCGGCGGTCAGGATGCCGACGGCCAGCCACGTCTTCCGGTCCAGCATGACGCGCAGCATGCACGAGAGAAGGATCATCGTGAAGGGCAGTTCGATGACAAGAATGGGTTGCACGAGGGCGAGGCCGCCGAAGTTCAGCGCGGCGGCCTGGAAGACGAAGCCTCCGATGAGCGCGCCGAGGCCGCCCAGCCACAGCGGGTTCCGGATCAGGTCCCAGATCAGCGCGAGCCTGAACGCGTCGCTTTCCGGAACCGCTCGCGTCGCACGCTTCTGCAGCACCGATGAGAGGGCGTTGCACGCGGCGGTGAGCACGGCCAGGAGCACCGCGATCATCGGCCTCCGCCTTTCCGGCCGCCGACCGTGCGCTGTTCATCGGTGGAGATCATTGAGCGTGCTACCCGCTTCGCGACGTCGTGGCATATCAGCATTACGAGCATCGGTGAACATATGGGCGGCGCCCGCGCTCCACGCCGCCCGCGACGTCGCCTAAAGCGACTTTTGCCTCCACCTGCCCTTTTTGAAGAGGCGAGCTCGGATGTCACGGCTGCCGGATCACCTGAACGAGTGGTTTCAACCGGTGCATCCCGTGACCGCGCTTCAGATGAAGATCGCACGCTGTCGCTGCCCGTTCGCCTTGCAGAGCCTGGGCTCGACCGTGGAGCACACGATAGAAACCCGGTCATGCCGAGCACATGGTTCTGCCTTGCAGTCCACAGCCCAGTCCCCGCCAAGTTAGCCGGTTTCTGGGCTCGCGCGTTGGGTTACCAGATCGTCTTCGAGGGTCCGCAGGGCGAGGTGGCCATCGCCAAGGACGAGTTCAGCCATCCGGGGATGACCTTCCTCCCGCTCGACGAGCCTAAGCACGGCAAGAGCCGCCTGCACATCGAGCTCAACCCTGACGATCAGGACGCCGAGGTCAAGCGGCTGATCGGGCTGGGGGCCGGCCGGGTGGACATCGGGCAGCCCACGAACGCCGGTTGGGTGGTGCTCGCAGACCCGGACGGCAATGAGTTCTGCGTGCTCGCCCCCTGAAGGCATCCCTCAGAACCGAAGTGACCGGGCGGACCGGCATCACGGACCGTCAAAAGCCACTGGACCGATGTGGTCTTCGTGCGGCTGCGCCGGGCGCTGGAGCTGATGATCGCGGAGGTGATCGCCCCCCCCCGGTATTACCAGGCCCTGCGTGACAGAAGCGGAGATGGACTCACCTCGGACGTGGCAGCCAGGATCCACGCCGACGAGCGACGGTACCTACCGTTCCACTGCGACCGGCTGCGGGACTCGTTCCGGTCCCTGCCCCGAGTGGTTCGGGTGATCGCGTTCTGTGGGTGGTGGTTCCTCCTCCCGGGGGTCTGCGTCGTCATCGCCGTGGACCACGGTTCCACCCTGCGCCATCTCGGCGTGCCGGGATTCGTCTTCGTCCTCGACGTCGTCCGATTGTTCTCGACGGTGGCTGAAAAGGTCTTCATGAGGGATGGCGGGTGAACGGGTTTGCCTGGCTGACGTCGCAGAACGACTGGAGCGGAGATGCCACTTAACACCTGATCACGATCGACCTCGCCAATCACTTTCGTGACACGTCGGCGGGGAAGTGGCCAGGCAATCTCAGGTCGCTGGCCGGGGAGTCACGTTGTGGATCCTCGGCGATGTCCTGGAGTCGGAAAATTGCTCGCATGTCTGAAAATTGAAACGTTTGCGACTAATTTGCGGATGTGGGAAGATCGCCAAAATTTAGGCTCATTTGGCATTCCTTAAGAAGGCTCCCTGTGAAAGCCAGCCAGACCACGCTTCGCGATCTGATCAAGGGCGAACTACAGCTGTTGGTGCCGCTCTACCAGCGTCCTTACGCCTGGGAAAACGATCATTTGCAACGACTTTGGACGGACATCACCCAGCAGGCCGACCTGCTCCAGAGCTCTCAGCGCGCCGGGCACTTCCTGGGGTCGGTCGTGCTTGCTCCTGCTCCTGACCTCGTTCCGGGGAACTCGCAATGGATCGTCGTAGACGGGCAGCAGCGACTGACCACGCTGTTGCTTGCCTTGTGCGCGCTCCGCGACCACCAGGCGGCCGAGGACCCCGGCCACCGCGACCGCATCAACGATCTCCACCTGGTCAACCGCTACCAGCAGGGAGAGCGGCGCTACCGTCTTCTGCCCACTCAGGCAGATCGTCAGGCATTCACGGCGTGTGTTGACGGAGCCAACGACGAACGGGTCAGCGGGCGCGTCGGTACGGCCTACCAATTCTTCCGCCAGAAACTGGTCGAGATCGACGACCCAGCGGACCTGCACGACATCCACCGAGTCGAATTGGTGATACTCGACCAGCTCGACCTCGTCCAGATCGTGGTGGAGAAGGAGGACAACGTCTTCCGTATCTTCGAGTCGATCAACAACACGGGGATGAAACTCAGCCAGGTTGACCTCATTCGCAACTACGTCTTTATGTGTCTCCCCACCCGAGGCGCGGACGTCTACGAGCGGTACTGGCTTCCGACCCAGCAACTCCTGGACGCAAAGGGCCTCGACCAGCTCATGTATCTCGTCCTGGTTCTCGCTCGCGGAGACGAGGCCCAGTACAACGACGTCTACCGCGGGCATCAGGAACTGCTGGGCGAGATGGGAGAAGACGAGGAGAAAATCGAGCAGTACGTTCGCGAGCTCGCCAGGCGGGCACGCCAACTCGATCAGATTCTCCGACCGGACGAGAAAACGGAGATCGGCGCCAGGATCGCATTCCTCAACGACTTCAAGGCGACGACGGCTTATCCGGTGATCATGCGGCTCCTGGAGCTGCGCGAGCAGGGAGACGCGACCGACGAGGAGGTCGTGATGGCGCTGCAGCTGATCGAGAGCTTCGTCGTCCGGCGGCTCGTCGGACGGGTGACCAGCGCCAACCTGAACCGTATCTTCCAGCGGCTCACCGGGCAGCTGACGGCCGACCAGCCGGTGAACGAGACCGTCCAGGTCGAGCTGTCCCCTGCCCGGCTCTACTGGTCGTCGGACGAGGAATTCCGCCGGGACTTCGCGGAGAAGTCCTTCTACTGGCAAGGAGCCCGGTCGCAGCAAAAACTTGTACTGCGTCGACTGGAGGAGAGCTATCCGGCCAAGGAACGGGCCGACCTCTCCGGCAAGCAGATCACCATTGAGCACGTGCTGCCGCAGAGCCCGACGGACGCGTGGCTGCGCGAGCTGGCCGTAGAGAGCAGTAATCCCAAGCTCCTGCACAGCGAGTTGGTCCACACCCTGGGCAACCTCACCCTGAGCGGCTACAACTCCGAGCTCGGGAACATCCCCTTCGAGCAGAAAAAAGAGTTCTTCCTGCGCAGTGGGATCGAGATGAACCAACAGATCGCCACGGAGACCAGATGGGGGAAGGCGGAGATTCTCGCCAGGGCGGGAGAGCTCGCCGACCGGGCGATCGAGATCTGGCCCGGCCCGCTCACCGCGGATCGGGGTGGGGCGCCCTCGCGTGACTGGACCCTGCTCACCCAGGCGCTCGCCGCGCTCCCGCCGGCGACCTGGACCTCCTACAGCGACCTCGCAGAGCTGATCGGCTCACACGCCCTTCCGGTGCGTGTGTACCTCGACAGGGAGAGCGTGCTCAACGGCCACCGGGTGCTGACGTCGGACGGAGAGCCGCCTACGGAGGGGCGCTCGGTGAGCCGGGTTGAGCTGCGTCAGGCGATGGGCGCGCTGCAGGCGGAGGGCATCGAGCTCGACGAGCTGGGCCGGGCGCAGGCGGCGCAACGGATCACGGCCCGGGAACTGGCCACTCTGCTGGGCCTGCCGAGTGCCGAGAGCCTGCGCGAGTTAGAGCTGGCGCCGGGCGAGCACCAGCACATCGCGGATCCGCAGCGGCGTTTCCTGGAGCAGCTCGGCGAGGCGAACGGGCCACAGGCGGCAGGAGCGGTCCAGCGGCTGCTGGAGCACTGGAAATCAGGAGGAGGCGAGATCCAGTACGGCTCGGGGGGTGCCTCCTGCGCCCCCGTCGTCAAGCGCGGCAATGAGGTGCTGGCAGCGATCCGGATTTACCCGAAGAAGGTGGAGATCCCCTTCGGGACCCTCGCGAAAAGGCATCCGTTTGACGATGTCACCGTCCGGGAGGAGCTGAGGGAACGGCTCAACGCCGCCCCTGAGGTGGATATCCCGCTGGCGAAACTGGATCTCTACCCGTCGTTCAGGGTGACCTCGCTCGCCACCGAGAGCGTCTGGGACGTGGTGGTCGGCTGCCTGGACTGGTTCCGGGACATCGTGACCCGAGAGGCCTGACCATAGGAAAGGAGGTCAGCCTCGGCACTAGACTCTGCGCCGAGGAACGGAGGAGCACGTGGAGTCCGGAAGCAGGCGTTGGGTGGAGGTCACGCCCTCCGAGCACACCCATGAGCGGGGCGGTCTCGCCGCGATCAAGGCGAAACTGGATGATGACGATCCCTACCGGGCGTGGAGCAACTTCACCTTCACCACCCGCAGCGGTCGTCAGTACGAGGTCGACCTCCTCGTCATCGGCAAGGGCGGCATCTACCTGCTGGAGCTCAAGCACTGGTCCGGCCGGATCATCGGCGATCACCAGACCTGGCTCCATAACGACAGGGCCGAGGACAACCCCCGCATCCTCGCCGACACCAAGGCCAAGCACTTCAAGCAGCTCCTCATCGACGCAGGCGGGCGCGACCTGCCGTTCGTGCACGCGGGCGTGGTCCTTCACCAGCCGTCCACCGAGGTCAAGCTCACGGACCGAGGCAGGTACGGCGTCTACCGGATCGACGGCCAGGGCCCCGAGGGGCTGGACGAGCTCATCAAGGACGAGCTGGCCGTCATACCGGGAAATCCCCGCAACGCCGTCGACCGTAAACGCTCGGTGGAGCTGGCCAGACTGATCAACAAGGCGGGTGTGCGTCCCAGCGTCCGGCATCGCAGGGTCGGCAACCTCGAGTTGGCAGACACTCCCCTGGCCGAGGGCCCCGGCTGGCAGGACTACCTGGCCCGTCACCCCATGCTGGACAGCGTCCGGCGGGTCCGCTTCTACCTGGTCGACCGGAGCGTCTCCGACGAGGAGCGCGCGGCGACCCTCCGGGCCGCCAAGCGGGAGTTCGTCACCCTGGAGAACGTCAATCATCCGGGCATCGCCCGCGCGATCGAGTTCTACGAGCACGACCGTGGTCTCGCCGTCGTGTTCGACCACGACGCGAGCGAGGTGCGCCTGGACCACTTTCTCCGGCAGAAGGCGGGAGGGCTCTCCGTCGACAAACGGATCGAGCTGGTCCGCACGCTGGCCAACACCCTGCGTTACGCGCATTCGCGACGGCTGGTGCACCGCAGGCTCAGTCCGCTGTCCATCTTCGTCCGCACCCTCGCGCACGACCGGTACGGCGTGCGGGTCCGTGACTGGCACACCGCCGGGCGCCTCGCGCCGGGCTCACCCGGCCACGGCAGCTACGCCGCGGGCACCCGCACCCTGGAGGCGTCGACCGACCGGGCCGCCCATGGGTACATCGCGCCCGAAACGCTCCACAACCTCGACGCCGATCCGATTCTGGCCGACGTCTTCGGTCTCGGATCCGTGTCGTTCCTGATCTTCACGGGTGACGCCCCGGCAGACAGCAGCGAGGAGCTCCAGCAACGGCTCACCAGGGAGCGGGGGCTCGACGTCGGCGTCGAGCTGGACGGTGCCTCACAGGCGATGATCGACCTGATCAGAAACGCCACCGCGGGTGACATCGACCTGCGCACGGAGTCGGCGGAGAAATTCGCCCAGGAGCTCGAGAACCTGATCCGGGACTTCCTCCTGAAAGAGGAGGTCGCCCAGCAGGTCGACCCGCTGGACGCGACGCCCGGCTCGATGATCGGCGCCAGGGAGCAGCCAGGCCGATTCGAGGTCGTCCAACGGCTCGGCCAGGGCTCCACCGCCCTCGCCCTGCTCGTCAAGGATTCCCAGCACGGCCATGCCGTGCTGAAGGTGGCGCTGGACGAGGACGGCGCCCGCCGGAGGCTGCTGGACGAGGCCGAGGTGCTGCATCTGGCCCGCGAACCACGCATCGCCCGCAGCCTGGAAGGACCGCTGGTCGTCGGGGGCCGTACGGCGCTGCTCCTGGAGGACGCCGGTCGGGAGAGCCTGGCGGCCATGATCCGCAGGGAGGGGCGCCTCTCGCTCGACTTCCTCGGCCGCTGGGGCCGGGATCTGCTGGAGATCCTCGCCGCGCTCGACCTCGCCGGAGTCAACCACCGCGACATCAAACCCGACAACCTCGCCTTCCGTGAGCGGGGCAAGAACCACGAGGTGCACCTGTCGCTCTTCGACTTCTCCCTGTCGAGGGCGCCGCTGGAGCAGACCGGGGTCGGCACCCCGCCCTACCTCGACCCGTTCTTCGATCCGATCCACCGGCCCCGCTACGACGCGGCGGCCGAGCGTTACGCGGTGGCGGTCACCCTCTACGAGATGGCCACCGGCCGGACCCCCACCTACGGCACCGGCGGCAGCCACCCGGCGCTGATCGACAGTGACGTCACCATCGATCCCGCCGATTTCGAGCCGGGGCCGGCTCGCGACGGGGTGATCGCCTTCTTCCGTGAGGCGCTCTCGCGCGACGTCAAGGCCCGTCACGACTCGATCGAGACGATGCGGATCGCCTGGCAGTCGGCCTTCGAATCCGTCCCGCCCGCCGCGGCCACGCCGACCAGCGTCAACCCGATCACGGGAGAGGAGCTCGACCAGGCGGCGGCCAAGGCGGTTCTCGACACCGCCATCGCCTCGGCCGGTCTCACCCCCCGCGCGGTCGACGCGCTGCACCGCATCGACGTCAGGACCGTCCGCGACCTGCTGGCCCGCTCCCCGTTCGAGCTCTCACGGCTCTCCGGCGTGGCAGAACCCACCAAGCGGGAGATCAGGCGCAGGGCCAAGCAGTGGCGCGGCAGGCTCCAGCCGGTCACCTCCGCCCCGGAGGCGGAGGATCTCCAGGACGGCTCCGACAGAGGTATCGGCTCGGTGCTCGGCTCCCTCGTGCCGAAGAATCTTCACAAGGACTCCGCGGAGGCGCAGGTGCTGCGGCTCTACCTCGGGCTGGAGGACACCACCTCCGCCTCCGGCTGGCCGGGTAGTGTCGAGCTGGCGCAGGCGGCCGGGGTCACCAGGGGCAGGGTCAGCCAGATCATCCCCAAGGCCCGCAAGGGCTGGCGGTCGAGGAGAAGCCTCACCCAGGTCCGCGACGAGATCGTCGAGATCGTCGAGGACGCCGGGGGAGTGATCTCCGCGACCGGCATCGCCGAGGCACTGCTCGCCTCCCGGAGTCCCGGCGCGGTGGGGGAGCGATGGATGCGTGGCGCGCTGGGCCTGGTCCGCGCGGCCGTCGAGGTCGAGGCCGAGCGCGGTGGAGAGGCCAGGCTCCTGCAGCGGCACTCGCACAACTCGGTGATCGTCGCGCTGGAGAAGCCCACCGATCCCGATGCCGTGCCGGGCACCGACCTGCTCGACTACGCCGTACGGCTCGGCAAGGCCGCCGACCACCTCGCCGCCGAGAGCCCGCTTCCCACCACCGCGCACACCGAGGCCAGGTTGCGTTCCGTACGGCTGCCGCAGGGGTGCGCGGAGCTTCCCGCCGAACGGCTGGCGCTGCTGGCCGCCGCCGCCTCGCGTACGGCCGCCGCCAACGGCCGCGGGGAGATCTACCCCGACGGGCTGGACCCGCGCCGGGCCTTGGAGCAGATGGCCTCCTCGCTCGGTGTGGTCCGCCGTGGCATGAACCCCGAGCAGCTCAAGGTGCGGGTGCGCGCCCGATACCCGAAGGTCGGAGCTTTCCCGGAGGACCCCCCGGAGCAGGAGCCGCGCAAGCTCAACACGCTTCTCAAGAAGGCCGGTGTCCCGCTGGTCTTCGAGAGGGGCACCTACGAGCCGCGCAAGGTGCAGGGCACCATCCTCCCGTCCGCCCGGAGCCGGGGACTGACGAGCCTCGGCGGAGGCTTGAGTGACAAGGAGTTCGCCGCCTTCGAGCGCCGCATGGCGCTGTCGTCAAGCGAGCGGGGATTCATCACGCTCAGCGTGGACTACCGCTTCTACACCGACGCCATCGCCGCGCTGAGCGCCCGTTTCGGCGCCGAGGTGGTCGACGTCACCGCCGAGTTGCTCACCGCGATGCGGGCGGTCGCCGACGCCCATCGTGTGGACTGGTCGTTGGCACTCCGCTCCGACCGCCCGGACGCGGCCCCGCAGGACGCCGCGAACCTGCGCAGGCTCGTCGCGCTCGCGGCGGCAGGGCTGGAGGAACGGCTGGTCACGGATCCGGAGCCGCTGTTGATCGTCGAGGCGGCGCCTCTGGCACGCTACGACCGGCTGGGCGTGCTGGAGCGCCTGGCGGACAAGGCGACCGCCAGGCCCGCGGCCCGTTGGCTGCTGCTGCCCGTCGAGCAGGGCGGCGCGCCCTACATCGACGACCGGCCTGCCCCCGGCACCCTCGGCGCGCTGAAGGTCTCCACGAACTGGGTCGACGCACACCGCCACCTCGCGGCCTCATAGCTCCCGTCGGAGGCTATTCGAGTAGGTCAACTCGCCTTGAGCTGTTCCGCACCGCCCACCTTGTAGGTGTGGTCCCCGAAGTCGGCGACCAGATCAAGCCGCCCTCCGAGAGCCATGACGTAGCGGGCGATGGCATCGACTGTAAAAACCTTGCCCTGCTCGATCTGAGAGACACGCCCCTTGGTCACTCCCATACGCTCGGCGAGTTCGGCCTGAGTGAGACCGACCTGCTTACGGATCTCCGCGAGCTGGTAGGCGTCGACACGGGCGATGACGGCACGATGCCTGCGCTCAGCTTCCTCGATGCCCCCGACACGCTCGACGTAGGCGTCGCGATCCCACTTGCTGTAGCCGCTCACAGCTCATCCTCCTCCGCGCGTTCCTTCAGATAAGTCTCGTAACGATCCTCAGCCAGCGGGATCGCCGTGCGATACCACCCTCGCCAGTTTCCAGCCTTATCACCCGCCACGAGCAAAATGGCTGATCGCCAAGGGTCGAAAACGAAGAGGATCCGGACCTCGCTACGTCCCGAGGAGCCGGGGCGCAGCTCTTTCATGTTAGATACCCGCGAGGATTCGATCTTACCGACCAACGGTCGCTTGAGCTCTGGACCCGTACGGCTCAGCGCATAAATCGCGTCGTCGATGAGATCGAAGGTCTCCGGATCCGTCACGCGTAGGTCGTCGATCCATTCCCGGACCTCGTTGACGTGGTAGATCTCCCAATGGTCATCCACGCCAAGAGGATAGCAAATCCTATACTTCCAGGGTGGAGCATCGGACTCGATTCGTCAGGGGTGGCCGGGGTCGACTTGCCATGATCAATTGACCGTTTTGTCCCTTGGGCGAGGGTGACGGGCCTTCGCGTGTCGCTGCGGCTGCGGCTGCGGCTGCGCCAGGCTTCCACAGTTCCGGGAGGGGGTCTTTCGTCTCGTCGGGGCGGGGGATCTGTGGTCAGGTCGGCGCGGGGAGCACGGTCAGGCGCTGCCAGCAGGTGAGGAAGGCCTCTCGCCAGGGCCAGTTGGGGCGGATCTTCAGGATGCGGTGGCGGGCGTGGCGCACCAGCTTGGCGGGCAGGTGCCACAGCCGGTAGCGCAGGGTGTCGGGCTCGGCATCGGCGGCGTAGGCGGCGCAGCCTCGGGTTGGGGGGGAAGAAAAGAGGGCGCGGTCCGGAGACCGCGCCCTCGGGGGCATGAAGCCCCGGTTAAGCCTGTGCTCGCTTTCGCGACTCCTTGAAAATACCCGACCCCATGACGATCGACCGCGATTTTCGCAAAGCCTTGGCGCTGCCTGGCTTCTCGCAGCATGGGACCGGTGGAGACTCGGATCTCAGAGAGGCGACGTGCGAGTGGTTGCGGTCCACGATGGGGGGAGCAACTCGAGCCTCGCCCCATGACCGGAGAGATCACGCTCGGTGAGCCGATGAGCTGTCCTCGGGTTCCCAACCTCGCTGTTCACCGCAAGGGCGACTACCTGATCCGCGTCCACTACGCCTGATTTCCGTGTCAGGTTCTGGATAGGGCTGGTCCACCTCGTTAGTTGAACAGAATTGTCCGTTTGTGTCGGGCAAGTTATTATCATTCGCTGTTTAATGTCCCTGTT
It includes:
- a CDS encoding DUF262 domain-containing protein; the protein is MKASQTTLRDLIKGELQLLVPLYQRPYAWENDHLQRLWTDITQQADLLQSSQRAGHFLGSVVLAPAPDLVPGNSQWIVVDGQQRLTTLLLALCALRDHQAAEDPGHRDRINDLHLVNRYQQGERRYRLLPTQADRQAFTACVDGANDERVSGRVGTAYQFFRQKLVEIDDPADLHDIHRVELVILDQLDLVQIVVEKEDNVFRIFESINNTGMKLSQVDLIRNYVFMCLPTRGADVYERYWLPTQQLLDAKGLDQLMYLVLVLARGDEAQYNDVYRGHQELLGEMGEDEEKIEQYVRELARRARQLDQILRPDEKTEIGARIAFLNDFKATTAYPVIMRLLELREQGDATDEEVVMALQLIESFVVRRLVGRVTSANLNRIFQRLTGQLTADQPVNETVQVELSPARLYWSSDEEFRRDFAEKSFYWQGARSQQKLVLRRLEESYPAKERADLSGKQITIEHVLPQSPTDAWLRELAVESSNPKLLHSELVHTLGNLTLSGYNSELGNIPFEQKKEFFLRSGIEMNQQIATETRWGKAEILARAGELADRAIEIWPGPLTADRGGAPSRDWTLLTQALAALPPATWTSYSDLAELIGSHALPVRVYLDRESVLNGHRVLTSDGEPPTEGRSVSRVELRQAMGALQAEGIELDELGRAQAAQRITARELATLLGLPSAESLRELELAPGEHQHIADPQRRFLEQLGEANGPQAAGAVQRLLEHWKSGGGEIQYGSGGASCAPVVKRGNEVLAAIRIYPKKVEIPFGTLAKRHPFDDVTVREELRERLNAAPEVDIPLAKLDLYPSFRVTSLATESVWDVVVGCLDWFRDIVTREA
- a CDS encoding MGDG synthase family glycosyltransferase: MLILSASMGAGHDVIATELVRRLAAEGVEAEVVDILDLLPLRLGVALRGWYGWMVRSAPWLYALIYRVFFVSDRAPSVSPLTIVVAARLRRLIRSRQVTEVVSTFHMAAQAAGHLRRYGRLPVPSTVLLTDFAAHRLWLHPGNDRYLCPDLATAHAVHTATGCPVSCHAPVVRLGFRRSENGAASTRSRIGARADDRLVLVSAGSWGVGDVEKTARVLARSGQYLPVVLCGHNRELRRRLRHVGLPLDWCDDMPGLMAAAYALVDNAAGVTCREAMAAGVPVISYRPIPGHGRDGARAMALAGLSVYARDAGELLAALDRFGRDEERDRQVARGAALFALSPAESFLVPPGL
- a CDS encoding VOC family protein; translation: MPSTWFCLAVHSPVPAKLAGFWARALGYQIVFEGPQGEVAIAKDEFSHPGMTFLPLDEPKHGKSRLHIELNPDDQDAEVKRLIGLGAGRVDIGQPTNAGWVVLADPDGNEFCVLAP
- a CDS encoding DMT family transporter, giving the protein MIAVLLAVLTAACNALSSVLQKRATRAVPESDAFRLALIWDLIRNPLWLGGLGALIGGFVFQAAALNFGGLALVQPILVIELPFTMILLSCMLRVMLDRKTWLAVGILTAGLTVLLASANPTVGDRIPSPVEWMIAMIVTVGIIGYLVMLAKLRHGESRAVLLGVASGLGFAFTAALITENTRVFAEDPPSLLTTWPLYSMIAAGLVSLFLLQNALQSGSLVTVQPALNVTDPVSSIGYGVALFGEDIRLGPWVMLELLGLGLILYGSVRLARSFVHRHGETGAPEK
- a CDS encoding polysaccharide deacetylase family protein; this translates as MNRAALTLAGLAALHVGPAATWLPAVRRLLPGLAGRGAAGHVALTFDDGPDPRSTPRFLDELERLGCRGTFFVLGRMLERHPELGLDIVERGHEIAVHGWRHDNALLTRPGRTASELSRAAALVTAVTGVCPAWYRPPYGVLSAEGLVAARGLGLRPVLWTAWGKDWTRTASPATVLAAMAPGLRGGATLLLHDSDCTSAPGSWRAGLGALPELVDRCRAAGLRVGPLRDHGVLSGRPALREVCETTAV